CCAGGTTCTGGATGACATCGAACTGCCTTAGCAGTGGACTTTCGGGCGCCTGACTGCGCGCCTCGAAATCCGCCAGTATCTCGCCCACGGCGTTCGGGCGGGCAAGTTCGCCCTGCTGCAGGGCGGCGATCAGCGCTTCACGTCGCTCGCGGGGAATGAAGCGGTCGGCCAGCCCCGCCAGCAAGGCATCGCGGGCGTTCAACTGGGCACCGGTCAGTCCCAGGTAGGCGCCCAGCCCACTGGGCATGCGGCTCAGAAACCAGCTGGCGCCGATATCGGGATACAGCCCGATGGTGATCTCGGGCATGGCGATGCGCGAGGTTTCGGTGACCACCCGCTCGCTGCCACCAGCCATCAGCCCCAGGCCACCGCCCAGGATGATGCCGTCGCCCCATACGATCAGCGGCTTGGGATAGCGGTGGATACGGTAGTCGAGGCGGTACTCGGCACTGAAGTAGCGCGTGGCGAAATCCGCATCGCGCGCACCGGCGGTATCGCGCATGGCGCGGTACAGCGCGACAACATCGCCGCCGGCGCAGAACGCCTTGTCGCCCGCGCCCTCGAGCCATACCGCGGCGACCGATGGGTCGTCGGCCCATTGTTCCAGACGCGCCAGCAACCCCTCGATCATCGCCAGCGACAAGGCGTTGAGCGAGCGCGGCGCATTGAGCGTGGCCACCCCGATGCGCCGCTCGTCGCGGGTCGGCCACGTGTCGAAAAGCACGGCATCCTCGGTCATGATCCGGCGTCTCCGGTTGGTTGTAATCTCGGCGAAGCGAGCGCGTCAGCGCTCATTGCAGCAGCTCGACGACGCCCGGCTCGAACAGCCGGCGCGCGGCGATCAGGCGCATGATCTCGTTGGTTCCCTCGAGGATCTGGTGAACGCGGGTGTCGCGCACCAGCCGCTCGAGCGGGTATTCCCGGATGTAGCCATAACCGCCGTGCAGCTGCAGGGCGTCGTTGCAGACCTGGAAACCGATGTCGGTAGCCAGGCGCTTGGCCATCGCGCAGTGGGCCGGCGCCTGGGGATCGCCGCGATCGAGTTGCCAGGCGGCATGGCGCACCATCAGCCGGGCGCTGAGCAGCTCGCTGGCCATGTCGGCGAACTTGAACTGCAGAGCCTGGAACGTCGCCAGTTCGCGGCCGAACTGCTTACGCTGCTGAAGATAGTCGCGGGACAGCGTCAGCGCCTGCTGGGCCGCGCCCAGCGAGCAGCTGGCGATATTCAGACGCCCGCCATCGAGCCCCTTCATCGCCAGCTTGAAGCCCTCGCCCTCCTCGCCCAGCCGGTTGCCGGCGGGCACCCGTACGTCGTCGAAACTGACCAGCCGGGTCGGCTGGCTCTTCCAGCCCATCTTCTCCTCGTTCTTGCCGTACTCGATCCCCGCGCTGTCGGCGGGCACCAGGAAGGTCGAGATGCCCGCCGCGCCGGAATCCGCCGCCCCGGTACGCGCCATCACTACCAGCACGTCGGTGGCGCCGGCGCCGGAGATGAACATCTTGCTGCCGGTCAGTCGGTATTCGTCGCCGTCGCGTACCGCCCGGGTCGTCAGGCTGGCGGCATCGGAGCCGGCGCCGGGTTCAGTCAGGCAGTAGGAGGCCAGCCGCTCGCCGCTGACCAGGCGCTCGATCCAGCTCTCGCGCAGCGCCTCGTTGCCCCAGCTGGCGATCATCCAGGTCGCCATGTTGTGAATCGTCAGGTAGGCGGTGGTCGACACGCACCCCTGGGCGAGCTGCTCGAAGATCAGCGCGGCGTCGAGGCGCGACAGCCCCAGCCCGCCACGCGCCTCGTCGATGTAGATGGCCAGAAAGCCGGCCTCGCCGGCGCGGCGGATGACCTCCACGGGAAAGTGCGCGGTGGCGTCCCACTCGGCGGCGTGCGCAGCGAGCTCGGCCTGGGCGAAGTCGGCAGCGGCCTGCTGCAGGGCACGTTGGTCGTCACTCAGGGCGAAGTCCATGAGCGGTATTCCTCGGCTTTTCGGTGGCTCGTGACTCTAACCTAGCAGCGCGCAGCGAGCGGACAAGACGGCCGTTAGTCTACTTTACGTAAACGTAAGCCTCCTCTAGCCTAGGGCGACGGGCACGATGACATCGGCGTCATCCCCACCGATTGCGAGGATCAGCCGCATGCTAGAGACGACCCCCGCCACCGTCGGCGCGCGCGACACCCATCGTCGCACCTATACCATCGGCGAGCTGGCACGGCGCTACGAGGTCACCCCGCGCACCATCCGCTTCTATGAGCAGGAAGGCCTGCTCGAGCCCGAGCGTCGCGGTCAGACGCGCATCTACCATGACAAGGACCGGGTGCGCCTCAAGTTGACCCTGCGCGGCAAGCGCCTGGGCTTTTCGCTGGCCGAGATCCGCGAGGTCATCCATCTTTACGATCATGCGCCCGACGGCGATGAGCGCCAGCTGCGACGCATGCTGGACATCCTCGACGAGAAGCGCGCCGCGCTCACCCGGCAACGGCAGGATATCCAGGCCCTGCAGCGCGAGCTCGACGACGTCGAGGCGCGCTGCCGCGACTCGCTGGCCGCGCTGTCGCGACAACGCGCGAGTTCCTGAACCCGTTTTCCAGACACGCCGCTTTCAAAGCCTTGCCCGAGCCGACAAAAACAAGCAGGAATCAGCGATGACAAGCCAAGCCACCCCCCGCACCGTCCCGAAAAATCGCCCCAGCTACGTCAGCGGCGTCGCTGAACGGCCGCTCAAGGGCGAAACCATCGGCGACTGTTTCGATGCCACCGTCGCTCGCTATCCGGACCGCGACGCGCTGATCAGCCGTCATCAGGGATTGCGCTATAGCTGGACCCGCCTTCAGGCCGAAGTCGATCGCGCCGCACGCGCCCTGCTCGCCGTGGGCGTGGCGAGCGGCGAGCGGGTCGGAATCTGGGCAACCAATCGCGCCGAATGGGCGATCACCCAGTTCGCCACCGCCAAGATCGGCGCCATCCTGGTCAACATCAATCCCAGCTATCGCAGCCACGAACTCGATTACGCGCTGCGCCAGTCAGGCACGTCGACGCTGATTCTGCAGGGCGCCTTCAAGACTTCGCGCTACGCCGACATGATCGCCGAGTTGGTGCCCGCGCTCAATGAAACGGCCGGTGCGACGCTCGCCGGTGCCACGCGCGCCGGCGAACGGCTGCCCGAGCTCAAGCGCGTGGTGTGTCTCGACGACGACTGGGCGCTGCCCGGCATGCTCACCTGGCGTGCGCTGCTCGAGCGCGCCGACGAGACGAGCGCCGAGCAGCTCGCCACCCTGCAGGCCAGCCTGCAGTTCGACGATCCGATCAATATCCAGTACACCTCGGGAACCACCGGCGCGCCCAAGGGCGCCACGCTGTCGCATCACAATATCCTCAACAACGGCTTCTTCGTCGCCGAACGCATCGCGCTCACCGCCGAAGACCGCATGGTGATTCCAGTCCCGCTGTATCATTGCTTCGGCATGGTGATGGGCAACCTGGGCTGCATGACCCACGGCGCGGCGATGATCTATCCCGGCGAGGGCTTCGATGCGCTGGCCACCCTCACGGCGGTGGCCGAGGAGCGCGCCACCGCCCTCTACGGGGTGCCGACGATGTTCATCGCCGAGCTCGAGCATCCCGAGTTCGCCCGCTTCGACCTGTCGTCGCTGCGCACCGGGATCATGGCCGGCTCGATCTGCCCCATCGAGGTAATGCGCCAGGTAATCGACAAGCTGCACATGCAGGAGGTCAGCATCTGCTACGGCATGACCGAAACCAGCCCGGTGAGCTTGCAGACCCAGACCGACGCCCCGCTCGACAAGCGCGTGACCACCGTGGGCACCATCCACCCCCATCAGGAGGTCAAGCTGGTGGACCCATCGACGGGGCGCATCGTGGCGCACGGCGAGCGCGGCGAACTGTGCACCCGCGGCTATAGCGTGATGCTCGGCTACTGGCAGAACCCCGAGGCCACCGACAAGGCGATCGACGATGCCGGCTGGATGCACACCGGCGACCTGGCGCAGATGGACGCCGAGGGTTATGTGGCGATCACCGGGCGCATCAAGGACATGATCATCCGCGGCGGCGAGAACATCTATCCGCGCGAGATCGAGGACTTCCTGTATACCCACCCGGCGATTTCGGATGTTCAGGTGATCGGCGTCCCCGACGGCAAGTACGGCGAGGAGGTGATGGCGTGGGTCAAGCTGGTCGACGGCCAGCAACTCGACGAGGAGGCACTCCGGGCGTTCTGCCAGGGGCGCATCGCGCACTACAAGGTGCCGCGCTACGTCAAGTTCGTCGACGACTTTCCGATGACCGTCACCGGCAAGATCCAGAAGTTCAAGATGCGCGAGACCGCCACCCAGGAGTTGGGGCTGGCCTGAGCTGTAAGCTTTAAGCGGTAAGCAAAACCCCGCGAGCGTCAGGCCCGTGGGGTTTTCTTATAGCTTCCGGCTTAAGGCTTACCGCTCGCCCCGAAGGGGCGGTCACATGCCCTTCGGCGCGAAGATTCCCGGCGCATTGCGCCAGTAGCCCTTGTAGTCCATGCCGAAGCCGAACACGTAGCGATCCTCGACTTCGAGACCGCAGTAATCGGCCTTGAGATCCGGTGCCGCCTTGCGCTCGTGGCGCTTGTCGACGAGTACCGCGGTCGAGATGCTGGCAGCGCCGGCTGCGCGGCAGTAGGCCAGAATCGCCGCCAGCGTAGCGCCCTCGTCGAGAATATCGTCGACGATCACCACGTGCCGGCCGGCCATCGGCACTTCCGGCGAGACCCGCCAGAACAGCTCGCCGCCGCGTATGCCGCCCCGATAGCGGGTCGCGTGCAGGTAATCGACCTCCAGCGGGAAGCCCAGCCGCGTCAGCAGGTGGCCGGTAGTGATCAGTCCGCCATTCATCACGCAGTAGAAGACCGGCAGCTTGTCGCCCAGCTTGTCGGTAATCGCCTCGGCCATGCGATCGAGGGCGCGCTCGACCTGGGACTGGGTGATCAGACAATCGGCATTGTCCATGAGCTCACGCATGAAGGTGAGGGAATCGTGATGCGTGCTTTCGTGTTCAGACATCGGAAATTGGTGTCACTGTCGCTTGCGGAAGGTCCACGTCCGCTTCCGATGGAAGCGGCGTGGCACGATGAATCCAAAGGTGAAGGCGGCCGTTCGCCGCTGTATCGCGACGCTTTGGCGTCTTCTCGTGGGCGTTGAGTGTCACAGCACGCTCAATTCCGCGGTGCGGGATCCGCGGGCTCGTCGACCAGCGCCTCGAGTTGCGCGTGGGCCTTGCGCCAGCGACTCAGCACCGTCAACGTATCGAGCCCCGGCCGGGCGCGGCCGTAGCGCAGCTTGGCCGGGCGCTTGGAAGCGCGCCCCGCACAGGCCTCGATGACCGCCCGGGCGGCGTCGCGGTCGTTGCATACCAGGACCATGTCGCAGCCGGCATCGAGCGCCTGCAGGGCGCGCGCGGCAGGATCGCCCGCGGTATGCGCGGCCGCCATCGACAGATCGTCGGAGAAGATCGTGCCCTTGAAGCCCAGTTCCTCCCGCAGCAGCCCCAGCCAGCTCGGCGAGTAACCGGCCGGCCGCGCATCGAACGCCGGATAGACCACGTGTCCCGGCATGATGCCGTCGAGACGCCCGGCCAGCTCGGCGAAGGGAATCAGGTCATGGGCCCGCAGCGCCTGCAGCGGGCGCTCATCGACGACCTCGTGGGTATGCGAGTCGGCGGCGGTGCCACCATGCCCCGGAAAATGCTTGCCCACGGCGACCATGCCGGCCTCGTGGAGGCCATCGATGAACGCCCTTCCCATCGTCGCCACGGCATGCGGATCCGCCGAGAAGCTGCGATCGCCGATCACGCTGGAAAGTCCGGCGTCGACGTCGAGCACCGGGGCGAAGCTCAGATCGAGCCCGCAGGCCGCCATCTCCATGCCCAGCAGCCATCCGGCCTCCTGACACAAGTGCAGACAGCGCGACGGGTCGCTCACGTAGCAGCGCCCCAGCCGGGCCATCGACGGCAACCGCGTCACGCCCTCGCGCAGCCGCTGGACCCGGCCACCCTCCTGGTCGATCCCCAGCAGCAGATCCGGGCGAATCTGGCGCAGGCTGGCGCACAGCTCGCCGACCTGGGCCGCATCGGCGATGTTGCGCGCGAACAGAATCACCCCGCCGACTGCGGGCCGCATCAGCAGCTCGCGCTCAGCGCGACTCACAGTAGTTCCTTCGAGATCCAGCATCACCGGGCCGAGCGGTTGGGTCATGGTCGGAGTCCTTGGCTTTGAGGGGGCCGATTCTAGACCAATGACGGCCCCGACAACAGGCGTTGGTCAGTCGTGCAACCACACCGGGGTACCCGGCACGGCTCGATCGAACAGGCTGAGCAGCGCCGCGTCGCGTAGCCGTATGCAACCGTGCGAGGCGGGTTGGCCCATCGGCTCCGAGGCAGGCGTGCCGTGCAGGTAAATATAGCGGCGCTGGGAGTCGACGGCACCCCCGCGATTGAAACCCCGCTCCAGCCCGCACAGCCAGAGGATGCGCGTGAGGATCCAGTCGCGCTGCGGATGGG
The genomic region above belongs to Halomonas zincidurans B6 and contains:
- a CDS encoding enoyl-CoA hydratase/isomerase family protein, coding for MTEDAVLFDTWPTRDERRIGVATLNAPRSLNALSLAMIEGLLARLEQWADDPSVAAVWLEGAGDKAFCAGGDVVALYRAMRDTAGARDADFATRYFSAEYRLDYRIHRYPKPLIVWGDGIILGGGLGLMAGGSERVVTETSRIAMPEITIGLYPDIGASWFLSRMPSGLGAYLGLTGAQLNARDALLAGLADRFIPRERREALIAALQQGELARPNAVGEILADFEARSQAPESPLLRQFDVIQNLVGVPHVAGAVRRILDDGRDDPWLAANRRRLAEGCPITAHLIWRMRERHRHSSLADTFRDELNLSVQCTRHADLAEGVRALLIDKDKTPRWSYPDVASVPSSAVDDFLAPLWSPAEHPLRDL
- a CDS encoding acyl-CoA dehydrogenase family protein: MDFALSDDQRALQQAAADFAQAELAAHAAEWDATAHFPVEVIRRAGEAGFLAIYIDEARGGLGLSRLDAALIFEQLAQGCVSTTAYLTIHNMATWMIASWGNEALRESWIERLVSGERLASYCLTEPGAGSDAASLTTRAVRDGDEYRLTGSKMFISGAGATDVLVVMARTGAADSGAAGISTFLVPADSAGIEYGKNEEKMGWKSQPTRLVSFDDVRVPAGNRLGEEGEGFKLAMKGLDGGRLNIASCSLGAAQQALTLSRDYLQQRKQFGRELATFQALQFKFADMASELLSARLMVRHAAWQLDRGDPQAPAHCAMAKRLATDIGFQVCNDALQLHGGYGYIREYPLERLVRDTRVHQILEGTNEIMRLIAARRLFEPGVVELLQ
- a CDS encoding MerR family transcriptional regulator — protein: MLETTPATVGARDTHRRTYTIGELARRYEVTPRTIRFYEQEGLLEPERRGQTRIYHDKDRVRLKLTLRGKRLGFSLAEIREVIHLYDHAPDGDERQLRRMLDILDEKRAALTRQRQDIQALQRELDDVEARCRDSLAALSRQRASS
- a CDS encoding AMP-binding protein; amino-acid sequence: MTSQATPRTVPKNRPSYVSGVAERPLKGETIGDCFDATVARYPDRDALISRHQGLRYSWTRLQAEVDRAARALLAVGVASGERVGIWATNRAEWAITQFATAKIGAILVNINPSYRSHELDYALRQSGTSTLILQGAFKTSRYADMIAELVPALNETAGATLAGATRAGERLPELKRVVCLDDDWALPGMLTWRALLERADETSAEQLATLQASLQFDDPINIQYTSGTTGAPKGATLSHHNILNNGFFVAERIALTAEDRMVIPVPLYHCFGMVMGNLGCMTHGAAMIYPGEGFDALATLTAVAEERATALYGVPTMFIAELEHPEFARFDLSSLRTGIMAGSICPIEVMRQVIDKLHMQEVSICYGMTETSPVSLQTQTDAPLDKRVTTVGTIHPHQEVKLVDPSTGRIVAHGERGELCTRGYSVMLGYWQNPEATDKAIDDAGWMHTGDLAQMDAEGYVAITGRIKDMIIRGGENIYPREIEDFLYTHPAISDVQVIGVPDGKYGEEVMAWVKLVDGQQLDEEALRAFCQGRIAHYKVPRYVKFVDDFPMTVTGKIQKFKMRETATQELGLA
- a CDS encoding hypoxanthine-guanine phosphoribosyltransferase; the encoded protein is MSEHESTHHDSLTFMRELMDNADCLITQSQVERALDRMAEAITDKLGDKLPVFYCVMNGGLITTGHLLTRLGFPLEVDYLHATRYRGGIRGGELFWRVSPEVPMAGRHVVIVDDILDEGATLAAILAYCRAAGAASISTAVLVDKRHERKAAPDLKADYCGLEVEDRYVFGFGMDYKGYWRNAPGIFAPKGM
- the nagZ gene encoding beta-N-acetylhexosaminidase, translating into MTQPLGPVMLDLEGTTVSRAERELLMRPAVGGVILFARNIADAAQVGELCASLRQIRPDLLLGIDQEGGRVQRLREGVTRLPSMARLGRCYVSDPSRCLHLCQEAGWLLGMEMAACGLDLSFAPVLDVDAGLSSVIGDRSFSADPHAVATMGRAFIDGLHEAGMVAVGKHFPGHGGTAADSHTHEVVDERPLQALRAHDLIPFAELAGRLDGIMPGHVVYPAFDARPAGYSPSWLGLLREELGFKGTIFSDDLSMAAAHTAGDPAARALQALDAGCDMVLVCNDRDAARAVIEACAGRASKRPAKLRYGRARPGLDTLTVLSRWRKAHAQLEALVDEPADPAPRN